A single window of Collinsella aerofaciens DNA harbors:
- a CDS encoding O-acetylhomoserine aminocarboxypropyltransferase/cysteine synthase family protein produces MSEQTIGTTCVQGGYHPGDAEPRQVPIYQSTTWKYDTSEHMGKLFDLEESGYFYSRLQNPTCDLVAAKICEMEGGTAAMLTSSGMAANFLAIFNVAGAGDHVVASSAIYGGTYNLLAHTMGRMGLTCTFVAPDCTDEELEAAFQPNTKLVFGETIANPALAVLDIERFAKAAHDHGVPLMVDNTFPTPVMCRPFEWGADIVTHSTTKYMDGHAAYLGGVIVDHGQFDWMAHADKFPGLTTPDESYHGVTYAEKFGREGAFITKATAQLMRDLGPMQNPQAAFFLNSSLESLHVRMPRHCENGLAVAKFLQSHPKVRFVSYPGLEGDKYYDLAQKYMPNGTCGVVSFGFNGGRAAAETFMKSLKLAQIATHVADARTCCLHPANATHRQMNDEELIACGISADMVRLSCGLEDTADLIADLEQALEQC; encoded by the coding sequence ATGAGCGAGCAGACCATCGGTACTACATGTGTTCAGGGCGGCTATCACCCGGGAGATGCCGAGCCGCGCCAGGTGCCCATCTACCAGTCCACCACGTGGAAGTACGACACGTCGGAGCACATGGGCAAGCTGTTTGACCTGGAGGAGTCGGGCTACTTCTACAGCCGCCTGCAGAACCCCACGTGCGATCTGGTTGCCGCCAAGATCTGCGAGATGGAGGGCGGCACCGCAGCGATGCTCACGAGCTCGGGCATGGCCGCGAACTTCCTTGCGATCTTTAACGTTGCCGGTGCCGGCGATCACGTGGTCGCGAGCTCTGCCATCTACGGCGGTACCTACAACCTGCTTGCCCATACCATGGGCCGTATGGGCTTGACCTGCACGTTCGTTGCCCCCGACTGCACCGATGAGGAGTTGGAGGCGGCCTTCCAGCCCAACACCAAGCTCGTCTTTGGCGAGACGATCGCCAACCCCGCCCTTGCCGTGCTCGATATTGAGCGCTTTGCCAAGGCCGCGCATGACCACGGCGTGCCGCTGATGGTCGATAACACCTTCCCGACGCCCGTGATGTGCCGTCCCTTTGAGTGGGGCGCCGACATCGTTACACACTCCACCACCAAGTACATGGATGGACATGCTGCCTACCTGGGCGGCGTGATCGTCGACCACGGCCAGTTTGACTGGATGGCCCATGCGGACAAGTTTCCGGGTCTCACCACGCCCGATGAGAGCTACCACGGCGTGACCTATGCCGAGAAGTTCGGTCGCGAGGGCGCCTTCATCACCAAGGCAACCGCTCAGCTCATGCGCGACCTCGGCCCCATGCAGAACCCTCAGGCGGCCTTCTTCTTGAACAGCTCGCTCGAGAGCCTGCATGTGCGCATGCCGCGTCATTGCGAGAACGGCCTGGCCGTTGCCAAGTTCCTGCAGAGCCATCCCAAGGTGCGCTTCGTGAGCTATCCGGGCCTGGAGGGCGACAAGTACTATGACCTGGCTCAGAAGTACATGCCCAACGGTACCTGCGGCGTCGTGAGCTTTGGCTTTAACGGTGGCCGCGCGGCGGCCGAGACCTTTATGAAGAGCCTCAAGCTCGCCCAGATCGCCACGCACGTGGCCGACGCCCGCACTTGCTGCTTGCATCCTGCTAACGCCACGCATCGCCAGATGAACGATGAGGAACTCATCGCCTGCGGCATTTCCGCCGACATGGTACGCCTGTCGTGCGGCCTCGAGGACACGGCCGATCTGATTGCCGACCTTGAGCAGGCGCTCGAGCAGTGCTAG
- a CDS encoding C-GCAxxG-C-C family protein — protein MKLSMITCPVTGTIGGYTVTKETTMKQIDTAQLDITACQAQAAEYHARGFNCAQAVACTLAPAVGLDPQVAFTLTEGFGAGMGGMTETCGAISGAVAIMGFVMSDGMENPKTKGQTYKLSREIAKRFGEKNTTTVCGTLKGIGSDKGPLRSCPGCIDDAVEIACDVLKQLAE, from the coding sequence ATGAAGCTCTCGATGATTACATGCCCCGTCACGGGTACCATAGGCGGGTACACCGTGACCAAGGAGACAACGATGAAGCAAATCGATACGGCCCAGCTCGACATCACCGCCTGTCAGGCTCAAGCTGCCGAATACCACGCCCGTGGCTTTAACTGCGCGCAGGCCGTCGCCTGCACGCTCGCGCCTGCCGTCGGACTCGACCCCCAGGTCGCCTTTACCCTCACCGAGGGCTTTGGCGCCGGCATGGGCGGCATGACCGAAACCTGCGGCGCCATCTCGGGCGCCGTGGCCATCATGGGCTTTGTAATGAGCGACGGCATGGAAAACCCCAAGACTAAGGGCCAGACCTACAAGCTGTCGCGCGAAATCGCCAAGCGTTTTGGCGAGAAGAACACGACAACCGTCTGTGGCACGCTCAAGGGCATCGGATCGGACAAGGGTCCGCTCCGCAGCTGCCCCGGCTGCATCGACGATGCCGTCGAAATCGCCTGTGATGTGCTAAAGCAACTCGCCGAGTAA
- a CDS encoding YigZ family protein: MDSYFTLQSNIEASGEFVDRKSRFIAQLVHIESEDEANAFIEMVRKRHYDARHNVPAWILVDGRERQSDDGEPSRTSGMPTLEVLRGAGLKNVCCVVTRYFGGTLLGPGGLVRAYTAATQAAVTAAQEAGQIVEMTSVVPVDVHVAYPQYEQVLRLAQDSGAKVSDTDYADAVTLHLVFKVREQESFCAKMREFMAGREEIEVGAPEFAEF, encoded by the coding sequence TTGGACAGCTATTTTACTCTGCAATCGAATATTGAGGCTTCGGGCGAGTTTGTGGACCGCAAGAGCCGGTTTATTGCCCAGCTGGTCCATATTGAGTCCGAGGATGAGGCGAATGCCTTTATCGAGATGGTCCGCAAGCGTCATTACGACGCTCGACACAATGTTCCCGCGTGGATTTTGGTAGATGGACGCGAGCGCCAGAGCGATGATGGTGAGCCGAGCCGTACGAGTGGTATGCCGACGCTCGAGGTGCTGCGCGGTGCGGGGCTCAAAAATGTTTGCTGCGTGGTGACGCGCTATTTCGGCGGTACGCTGTTGGGGCCCGGTGGTTTGGTGCGCGCCTATACCGCGGCGACGCAGGCGGCGGTGACCGCGGCTCAGGAGGCAGGGCAGATCGTCGAGATGACGAGCGTCGTGCCTGTTGACGTGCATGTGGCCTATCCGCAGTATGAGCAGGTGCTTCGTTTGGCGCAGGATTCGGGTGCAAAGGTTTCGGATACCGATTACGCGGATGCCGTGACACTTCACTTGGTGTTTAAGGTGAGGGAGCAGGAGTCATTTTGCGCCAAGATGCGCGAGTTTATGGCGGGGCGCGAGGAGATCGAGGTCGGCGCTCCCGAATTTGCCGAGTTCTAA
- the rpsA gene encoding 30S ribosomal protein S1, with protein MSEIQNSSIFSLDDVNEEEMNNLIDGTITDFDEGDLVNGTVVKIEHDEVLVDIGFKSEGVIPVRELSIRKDANPADIVALGDPIEALVLQKEDKDGRLVLSKKRAEYERAWNRIEEKFNSGENVEGEVIEVVKGGLILDIGLRGFLPASLVDLRRVKDLTSYMGTRIEARVIEMDRNRNNVVLSRRVVLEESRKAERSEILSKLKSGMRLQGTVSSIVDFGAFVDLGGIDGLIHISELSWNHVNHPSEVVKVGQEVEVEVLDVDLNRERISLGLKQTTEDPWRALVKKYPVGAIVEGTVTKLVPFGAFVDLGEGIEGLVHISEMANKHVDQPSQVTHVGDKVQVKVMEIDLDRRRISLSMKSAAETLGVEIEVTPLPSEKKDEETDAE; from the coding sequence TTGAGTGAGATTCAGAACTCGTCCATTTTCTCTCTTGACGATGTCAACGAGGAGGAGATGAACAACCTCATCGACGGTACGATTACCGACTTTGATGAGGGCGATCTCGTTAACGGCACTGTCGTTAAGATCGAGCATGACGAGGTGCTCGTTGACATCGGATTCAAGTCCGAGGGCGTTATCCCGGTCCGCGAGCTGTCCATCCGCAAGGACGCTAACCCTGCAGACATCGTTGCACTCGGTGATCCCATCGAGGCTCTGGTTCTCCAGAAGGAGGACAAGGACGGTCGTCTGGTCCTGTCCAAGAAGCGTGCCGAGTACGAGCGTGCTTGGAACCGCATCGAGGAGAAGTTCAACTCCGGCGAGAACGTCGAGGGCGAGGTTATCGAGGTTGTCAAGGGCGGCCTGATCCTCGACATCGGCCTGCGTGGCTTCCTGCCCGCTTCCCTCGTCGACCTCCGTCGCGTCAAGGACCTCACCTCCTACATGGGCACCCGCATCGAGGCCCGCGTCATCGAGATGGACCGCAACCGCAACAACGTCGTCCTCTCCCGTCGCGTCGTGCTCGAGGAGTCCCGTAAGGCCGAGCGCTCCGAGATCCTGTCCAAGCTCAAGTCTGGCATGCGTCTCCAGGGCACCGTTTCCTCCATCGTCGACTTCGGCGCCTTCGTCGACCTCGGCGGTATCGACGGCCTCATTCACATTTCCGAGCTCTCCTGGAACCACGTCAACCATCCTTCCGAGGTTGTCAAGGTCGGCCAGGAGGTCGAGGTCGAGGTTCTCGACGTCGATCTCAACCGCGAGCGCATCTCCCTGGGTCTCAAGCAGACCACCGAGGATCCGTGGCGCGCACTGGTCAAGAAGTACCCCGTCGGCGCTATCGTCGAGGGTACTGTGACCAAGCTTGTCCCGTTCGGCGCTTTCGTCGACCTGGGCGAGGGCATCGAGGGCCTGGTGCACATCTCCGAGATGGCCAACAAGCACGTCGACCAGCCTTCTCAGGTCACCCACGTGGGCGACAAGGTTCAGGTCAAGGTCATGGAGATCGACCTCGACCGTCGTCGTATCTCCCTGTCCATGAAGTCTGCTGCTGAGACTCTGGGCGTCGAGATCGAGGTTACCCCGCTGCCTTCCGAGAAGAAGGACGAGGAGACCGACGCCGAGTAA
- a CDS encoding HAD family hydrolase, whose amino-acid sequence MLKAVVFDMDETLLSINLNAFILRYFKDVSSMLADIGRRSRGGTMARLGTILVDLNANRRSGTDNRTNLEFYQEEVERRCGICLSDPLIYEAFTYYDREVLPHKNDDVINAHAMPGAHAALQAVQDAGLRCALFTNPSFPQGAIECRMGWGDLAEAPFELVTHMGNTTRCKPDATYYLEQLQVMGLEPHEVLMVGNDPKRDFPSPACGIQTAYVGQGKPSRATWRGTMEDFARDFNAVVEAFYEHQIADVLS is encoded by the coding sequence GTGCTCAAAGCAGTCGTTTTCGATATGGACGAGACGCTTCTTAGCATCAACCTCAACGCATTCATCCTTCGGTATTTTAAGGATGTCTCGTCGATGCTCGCGGACATCGGGCGACGCAGCCGCGGCGGCACTATGGCACGCCTCGGCACCATCTTGGTCGACCTCAACGCTAACCGCCGAAGCGGCACGGATAATCGCACTAATCTTGAGTTTTACCAAGAAGAGGTTGAGCGCCGGTGCGGCATCTGCCTCTCCGATCCCCTCATCTACGAGGCGTTTACCTACTATGACCGCGAAGTTCTTCCGCACAAGAACGACGATGTCATTAACGCCCACGCCATGCCGGGCGCGCACGCCGCGCTCCAGGCCGTACAGGACGCAGGACTGCGTTGCGCGCTCTTCACCAACCCCAGCTTTCCGCAGGGGGCCATAGAGTGCCGCATGGGTTGGGGCGACCTGGCCGAAGCCCCCTTTGAGCTCGTCACGCACATGGGAAACACCACCCGCTGCAAGCCCGATGCCACCTACTATCTAGAGCAGCTTCAGGTGATGGGGCTCGAGCCGCACGAGGTCCTTATGGTGGGCAACGATCCCAAACGCGACTTCCCCAGCCCCGCCTGCGGCATTCAGACTGCCTATGTAGGCCAGGGCAAGCCCAGCCGAGCCACCTGGCGCGGAACCATGGAAGACTTCGCCCGCGACTTTAACGCCGTAGTAGAAGCCTTCTACGAACACCAAATAGCCGACGTACTGTCCTAG
- a CDS encoding L-serine ammonia-lyase, iron-sulfur-dependent, subunit alpha: MPADSLRDTAFCDVLNRELVCALGCTEPIAVAYAAALASQTLGCEPDHMDVACSGNIIKNVKSVTVPNSGGMHGIEAAAVLGAVGGDAKSALEVLESVDDKDRARVAELLTDAGYCDVSLVEGVPNLYIKVTATAGGHTAVVEITDHHTNVTCHTLDGIPVCGKSAGECAACAERVVAERAADSADTPMSIESIIDFIEDGDIEDARAAVERQIELNGAISAEGLAHAWGAEVGRTLLGARADDVACRARARAAAGSDARMNGCALPVAIVCGSGNQGITCALPVMEYAEYLRCDHERLVRAVMLSDLIAVHIKSYIGALSAFCGAICAACGAGAAITWLCGGTREQIGATVSNTLGNVGGIVCDGAKASCAAKISAAVDAAILGHDMAMQGRGFRAGEGLIQDTVEQTIASMGYVGRVGMKDTDVEILNIMIGKTRVC; encoded by the coding sequence ATGCCTGCCGATTCCCTTCGTGATACCGCGTTTTGCGACGTTTTGAACCGCGAGCTTGTCTGCGCGCTCGGCTGCACCGAGCCCATTGCCGTTGCCTATGCAGCGGCGCTGGCGAGCCAGACACTCGGATGTGAACCCGATCATATGGACGTTGCCTGCTCGGGCAATATCATCAAGAACGTTAAGAGCGTGACCGTGCCCAACTCGGGCGGCATGCACGGTATTGAGGCGGCGGCCGTGCTGGGTGCCGTGGGCGGTGACGCCAAGAGCGCGCTTGAGGTGCTCGAGAGCGTTGACGATAAAGACCGTGCTCGCGTCGCCGAGCTTCTCACCGATGCCGGTTACTGCGATGTGTCGCTTGTCGAGGGTGTGCCCAACCTCTACATCAAGGTGACTGCCACGGCCGGGGGCCATACCGCGGTCGTCGAGATTACCGACCACCACACCAATGTCACGTGCCATACGCTCGACGGTATTCCGGTATGCGGCAAGTCGGCGGGGGAGTGTGCCGCCTGCGCCGAGCGCGTCGTGGCCGAGCGTGCGGCAGATAGCGCCGATACCCCTATGAGCATTGAGTCCATCATCGACTTTATCGAGGACGGTGACATTGAGGACGCCCGCGCTGCCGTTGAGCGTCAGATTGAGCTGAATGGCGCGATCAGTGCCGAGGGCCTCGCGCACGCTTGGGGCGCCGAGGTGGGCCGTACGCTGCTGGGCGCACGTGCCGATGACGTCGCCTGCCGTGCCCGTGCCCGTGCAGCCGCCGGGTCCGATGCCCGCATGAACGGCTGCGCGCTGCCGGTCGCCATTGTGTGCGGCTCGGGCAATCAGGGCATTACTTGCGCGCTGCCTGTTATGGAGTATGCCGAGTACCTGCGCTGCGACCATGAACGCCTGGTTCGTGCCGTGATGCTGTCCGATCTGATCGCCGTGCATATCAAGAGCTATATTGGTGCGCTCTCGGCGTTTTGCGGTGCTATTTGCGCCGCGTGCGGTGCCGGAGCCGCGATTACCTGGCTGTGCGGCGGCACGCGCGAGCAGATTGGCGCGACGGTCTCCAACACGCTCGGCAACGTGGGCGGCATTGTATGCGATGGCGCCAAGGCGAGTTGCGCGGCTAAGATTTCGGCAGCCGTTGACGCTGCGATTCTGGGTCACGATATGGCCATGCAGGGCCGCGGCTTCCGTGCCGGTGAGGGCCTCATTCAGGATACCGTCGAGCAGACGATCGCCAGCATGGGCTACGTGGGCCGTGTGGGCATGAAAGATACCGACGTCGAGATCCTAAACATCATGATCGGCAAGACTCGAGTCTGTTAG
- the rpiB gene encoding ribose 5-phosphate isomerase B, producing the protein MKIGIGNDHAAVELKNIISEHLKERGCEVVNFGTDTSESFDYPIAGYKVGKAVANGDVDLGILICGTGVGISLAANKVEGVRAVVCSEPFSAKLSRMHNNTNVLAFGARVVGSELAKMIVDEWLDAEFEGGRHERRVNLLNEIDHTRGLKVVDEA; encoded by the coding sequence ATGAAGATTGGTATCGGTAACGACCACGCCGCCGTCGAGCTCAAGAACATCATCTCCGAGCACCTGAAGGAGCGCGGCTGCGAGGTCGTGAACTTTGGCACCGACACCTCCGAGAGCTTCGATTACCCCATCGCCGGCTACAAGGTGGGTAAGGCCGTGGCCAACGGTGACGTCGACCTGGGTATCCTGATCTGCGGTACCGGCGTCGGCATCAGCCTGGCCGCCAACAAGGTCGAAGGTGTTCGCGCCGTCGTATGCTCCGAGCCCTTCAGCGCCAAGCTCTCCCGCATGCACAACAACACCAACGTGCTCGCCTTTGGCGCCCGCGTCGTGGGCTCCGAGCTCGCCAAGATGATTGTCGACGAGTGGCTCGACGCCGAGTTTGAGGGCGGTCGTCACGAGCGTCGCGTTAACCTCCTCAACGAGATCGACCACACGCGCGGCCTCAAGGTCGTCGACGAAGCCTAA
- the ndk gene encoding nucleoside-diphosphate kinase: protein MAIEKTFIMIKPDAVRDRKIGEIVARIERSGLVIERMEMTTLERATVEEHYAHLADKPFFGGLCDFMTSGPVVKMVVSGLSAVSKMRTLMGATNPLDAAPGTIRGDFAVDVNANVIHGSDCLENAEIEIKRFFG, encoded by the coding sequence ATGGCTATCGAGAAGACCTTCATCATGATTAAGCCCGACGCCGTGCGCGACCGCAAAATCGGCGAGATCGTTGCTCGCATTGAGCGCAGCGGCCTTGTCATCGAGCGCATGGAGATGACCACGCTCGAGCGCGCTACCGTCGAAGAGCACTACGCCCATCTGGCCGACAAGCCCTTCTTTGGCGGTCTCTGCGACTTTATGACGAGCGGTCCGGTCGTCAAGATGGTCGTTTCCGGTCTCTCCGCTGTCTCCAAGATGCGCACCCTTATGGGCGCTACCAACCCGCTTGATGCTGCCCCCGGCACCATTCGCGGCGACTTCGCTGTCGATGTCAACGCCAACGTGATCCACGGCTCCGACTGCCTGGAGAACGCTGAGATCGAGATCAAGCGTTTCTTTGGCTAA
- the argH gene encoding argininosuccinate lyase, giving the protein MALWGGRFEAGVAEVTQEFGASLPVDKHLYKQDIAGSKAHAKMLAAQGIISAEDEQAIAEGLTGIEQDIDAGNFTFDINDEDIHMSIESELTRRIGEAGKRLHTGRSRNDQVATDTRLGVKALAKELMEANLELRHVLVDAAKKYDKVILPGYTHMQHAQPVLLSHHLLAYSWMFARDFTRLKAAFDAADNCPLGAAALAGTSYPLDRQMTAAELGFSGVIPNSLDAVSDRDFLLDLHYAGSVMAMHLSRLSEEIVLWSSSEFGFITLSDSYSTGSSIMPQKKNPDFAELIRGKSGRVYGNLVQLLVTMKGLPLAYNKDLQEDKEGALDTAHTLMQCLSVMAGMISTWTVNEDAMARECGVGHLAATDVADYLAKRGLPFREAHAVVGHLVLMCEKRGCNLEDLPFEVFQEASPLFERDITEALDIPSIVAARATEGGTAPAAVSVQLQRAEAQLVADEGVFGSLTKVVEMGHGVN; this is encoded by the coding sequence ATGGCTCTTTGGGGCGGTCGTTTTGAGGCGGGCGTGGCCGAGGTCACGCAGGAGTTTGGTGCGTCGTTGCCGGTCGACAAGCATCTCTATAAGCAAGATATTGCCGGCTCTAAGGCACATGCCAAGATGCTGGCCGCCCAGGGCATCATCAGTGCCGAGGACGAGCAGGCGATTGCCGAGGGCCTGACCGGAATCGAACAGGATATCGATGCCGGCAACTTCACCTTCGATATCAACGACGAGGACATTCATATGTCCATCGAGAGCGAGCTGACGCGTCGTATCGGCGAGGCTGGCAAGCGCTTGCATACTGGGCGTTCGCGCAACGACCAGGTGGCGACCGATACGCGCCTGGGCGTCAAGGCGCTGGCCAAGGAGCTCATGGAGGCCAATCTAGAGCTGCGCCATGTGCTGGTGGATGCGGCCAAGAAGTACGACAAGGTGATTCTGCCGGGCTACACGCATATGCAGCACGCTCAGCCCGTGCTGCTGTCGCATCATCTGCTGGCGTATTCCTGGATGTTCGCGCGCGACTTTACGCGTTTGAAGGCCGCCTTTGATGCCGCCGACAACTGCCCGCTGGGTGCTGCCGCGCTTGCCGGTACGAGCTATCCGCTCGATCGCCAGATGACGGCTGCCGAACTTGGCTTTTCGGGCGTGATTCCCAACTCGCTCGATGCGGTTTCCGATCGCGATTTTCTGCTCGACCTGCATTACGCCGGCTCCGTCATGGCGATGCACCTGTCGCGTCTTTCCGAGGAGATCGTACTGTGGTCGAGCTCCGAATTTGGCTTTATCACGCTTTCCGACTCGTACTCCACTGGCTCGTCCATCATGCCGCAGAAGAAGAATCCCGACTTTGCCGAGCTTATTCGCGGCAAGAGCGGCCGTGTCTATGGCAACCTGGTGCAGCTGCTCGTAACCATGAAGGGCCTGCCGCTTGCTTATAACAAAGACTTGCAGGAGGACAAGGAGGGCGCGCTCGATACCGCTCACACGCTCATGCAGTGCCTGTCCGTTATGGCCGGAATGATTTCGACTTGGACCGTCAACGAGGATGCCATGGCGCGCGAGTGTGGCGTGGGACACCTTGCCGCCACCGATGTTGCCGATTACCTGGCTAAGCGTGGCCTGCCGTTCCGCGAGGCACACGCTGTGGTGGGGCATCTGGTCCTGATGTGCGAGAAGCGCGGCTGCAATCTTGAGGACCTGCCGTTTGAGGTGTTCCAGGAGGCAAGCCCGCTCTTTGAGCGCGACATTACCGAGGCGCTCGACATCCCGTCGATTGTCGCCGCGCGCGCGACCGAGGGAGGCACCGCTCCTGCCGCCGTTTCCGTGCAGCTGCAGCGTGCCGAGGCACAGCTCGTGGCCGACGAGGGCGTGTTTGGATCGCTGACCAAGGTCGTCGAGATGGGTCACGGGGTTAATTAG
- a CDS encoding argininosuccinate synthase, whose product MSKEKVVLAYSGGLDTSVCVKWLQDEKNLDVVCVCGNVGQEETGLDAKKQKALDLGVLDCQVLDLRDEFSDEFLTKAIAANSMYENKYPLLSALSRPLLAKKLVEVAHEFGATYVAHGCTGKGNDQVRFEAAVKALDPELKVIAPVREWDLKCRPDEVAYAHAHNVPVPEGANDNPYSIDDNLWGRAIECGHLEDPWNEPLDDAWVMTKNPEDTPDTPTYTEIEFEAGKPVAVDGKKMKLSEIVIALNKISGDNGFGRLDLVEDRLVGLKSRECYEVPGALTLITAHKALEDICVEGDLLKTKIKLEQDWATAVYNGQWYSPLKNALDAFMADTQKFVTGTVRLKFFKGNCHVVGRKSPFSLYDYGLATYDRDTTFDEKASAGFIEIDTLSLKTWAKVQGPSSAAAQA is encoded by the coding sequence ATGAGCAAGGAAAAAGTCGTTCTCGCATATTCCGGTGGTCTTGATACATCCGTATGTGTCAAGTGGCTCCAGGACGAGAAGAATCTCGATGTCGTTTGCGTTTGCGGCAACGTGGGCCAGGAAGAGACCGGACTGGACGCCAAGAAGCAGAAGGCGCTTGACCTTGGCGTTCTCGATTGCCAGGTACTCGACCTGCGCGACGAGTTCTCCGATGAGTTCCTGACTAAGGCCATCGCTGCAAACTCCATGTACGAGAACAAGTACCCGCTGCTCTCCGCCCTGTCTCGCCCGCTGCTCGCCAAGAAGCTTGTCGAGGTCGCTCACGAGTTTGGCGCGACCTACGTCGCCCACGGCTGCACCGGCAAGGGTAACGACCAGGTCCGCTTCGAGGCTGCCGTCAAGGCCCTCGACCCTGAGCTCAAGGTTATCGCCCCGGTTCGCGAGTGGGATCTGAAGTGCCGTCCCGACGAGGTCGCCTATGCACACGCTCACAACGTACCGGTTCCCGAGGGTGCCAACGACAACCCCTATTCCATCGACGACAACCTGTGGGGTCGTGCCATTGAGTGCGGCCACCTGGAGGATCCCTGGAACGAGCCGCTCGACGACGCTTGGGTTATGACCAAGAATCCCGAGGACACGCCCGACACCCCGACGTATACCGAGATTGAGTTTGAGGCCGGCAAGCCCGTCGCCGTCGACGGCAAGAAGATGAAGCTCTCCGAGATCGTCATCGCCCTCAACAAGATTTCGGGCGACAACGGCTTTGGCCGTCTCGACCTGGTTGAGGACCGTCTGGTGGGCCTCAAGAGCCGCGAGTGCTATGAGGTTCCCGGCGCCCTGACGCTCATCACCGCCCACAAGGCGCTCGAGGACATTTGCGTCGAGGGCGACTTGCTCAAGACCAAGATCAAGCTCGAGCAGGATTGGGCCACCGCCGTGTATAACGGCCAGTGGTACAGCCCGCTCAAGAACGCGCTCGACGCCTTTATGGCCGACACCCAGAAGTTCGTGACCGGCACCGTCCGCCTGAAGTTCTTTAAGGGCAACTGCCATGTCGTCGGCCGCAAGAGCCCCTTCAGCCTCTACGACTACGGTCTGGCTACCTACGACCGCGACACCACGTTTGACGAGAAGGCCAGCGCCGGCTTTATCGAGATCGATACGCTGTCGCTCAAGACGTGGGCAAAGGTCCAGGGTCCCAGCTCTGCCGCCGCCCAGGCCTAA
- a CDS encoding HAD family hydrolase has product MQTYESDANIGNIKILAVDMDKTLLTDERVLPQGLDERLDKLAEAGIVFCPASGRPAPKLEEMFEGIKNRLAFCPDNGACVIYRGNYIYKSNIDVALYQQVLSRASEDPRAVPVLCCFDEFYVLARDHQYHDEISVYYNTINYVDNFEGIDFESNKISVFFPGYDAEPAFRETYSPEFSDKLYVTNAGREWIDFMNLGVDKGAGVAHLCEHLGIDIADAAAVGDTYNDIPMLERVGHSFIVDNAEEHMNAHAKWRIPSNNDGGVLTLIDAILAAR; this is encoded by the coding sequence ATGCAAACTTACGAATCGGACGCCAATATTGGAAACATTAAGATTCTCGCCGTTGATATGGACAAGACGCTTCTCACCGACGAGCGCGTGCTACCTCAGGGTCTTGATGAGCGCCTGGACAAGCTCGCCGAGGCTGGCATCGTGTTCTGCCCCGCTAGCGGACGTCCAGCCCCCAAGCTCGAGGAGATGTTCGAGGGCATCAAGAACCGCCTCGCCTTTTGTCCCGACAACGGAGCCTGCGTCATCTATCGCGGCAACTATATCTATAAGAGCAACATCGATGTGGCGCTGTATCAGCAGGTCTTGAGCCGCGCCTCGGAGGATCCGCGCGCTGTCCCCGTCCTGTGCTGCTTCGACGAGTTCTACGTGCTTGCCCGCGACCATCAGTACCACGACGAGATCAGCGTCTACTACAACACAATCAACTACGTCGACAACTTTGAGGGCATTGATTTCGAGTCCAACAAGATTTCGGTCTTCTTCCCCGGCTACGACGCCGAGCCCGCTTTCCGCGAGACCTATAGCCCCGAGTTCTCGGACAAGCTCTACGTCACCAACGCCGGGCGCGAGTGGATCGACTTTATGAACCTGGGTGTCGACAAGGGCGCCGGCGTCGCGCATCTTTGCGAGCACCTGGGCATCGATATCGCCGATGCCGCCGCCGTGGGCGACACCTACAACGACATCCCCATGCTCGAACGCGTCGGGCATAGCTTTATCGTGGACAATGCCGAGGAGCACATGAACGCGCACGCCAAGTGGCGCATTCCGAGCAACAACGACGGGGGCGTACTGACGCTCATCGACGCCATCTTGGCGGCTCGTTAA